The following coding sequences are from one Saccopteryx bilineata isolate mSacBil1 chromosome 3, mSacBil1_pri_phased_curated, whole genome shotgun sequence window:
- the FNDC5 gene encoding fibronectin type III domain-containing protein 5, which yields MQAAPGGAGRPGRGPELKRQRPPSAGAASPCAAPHRPAGAAAMHPGPPRAALRLWLSCVCLALVQADSPSAPVNVTVRHLKANSAVVSWDVLEDEVVIGFAISQQKKDVRMLRFIQEVNTTTRSCALWDLEEDTEYIVHVQAISIQGQSPASEPVLFKTPREAEKMASKNKDEVTMKEMGRNQQLQTGEVLIIVVVLFMWAGVIVLFCRQYDIIKDNEPNNNKEKTKSASETSTPEHQGGGLLRSKI from the exons ATGCAGGCGGCGCCGGGCGGCGCGGGGCGGCCGGGCCGCGGGCCTGAGCTCAAGCGCCAGCGGCCGCCGAGCGCCGGAGCCGCGTCCCCCTGCGCCGCCCCGCACCGGCCGGCCGGAGCCGCCGCCATGCACCCCGGGCCGCCCCGCGCCGCGCTCCGCCTGTGGCTGAGCTGCGTCTGCCTCGCGCTGGTGCAGGCGG ACAGTCCCTCGGCCCCAGTGAACGTCACTGTCAGGCACCTCAAGGCCAACTCTGCAGTGGTGAGCTGGGACGTCCTGGAGGATGAGGTTGTCATTGGATTTGCCATCTCTCAGCAG AAGAAGGATGTGCGGATGCTGCGCTTCATCCAGGAGGTGAACACCACCACCCGCTCGTGCGCCCTCTGGGACCTGGAGGAGGACACGGAATACATTGTGCATGTGCAAGCCATCTCCATTCAGGGCCAGAGTCCGGCCAGCGAGCCAGTGCTCTTCAAGACACCCCGGGAGGCTGAGAAGATGGCATCCAAGAACAAAG ATGAGGTGACcatgaaggagatggggaggaacCAGCAGCTGCAGACAGGCGAGGTGCTGATCATCGTCGTGGTCCTGTTCATGTGGGCCG GCGTCATTGTCCTCTTCTGCCGCCAGTATGACATTATCAAGGACAACGAACCCAATAACAACAAGGAAAAAACCAAGAGTGCGTCAGAAACCAGCACACCAGAGCACCAAGGCGGGGGCCTTCTCCGCAGCAAG ATCTGA